Proteins encoded within one genomic window of Legionella sp. PC997:
- a CDS encoding pirin family protein, with amino-acid sequence MSYFNANDPICETQGCPEQVSVVLLPRAVDLGGFQVERIIPSKEKKTVGPFVFWDQAGPSELLTGGGIDILPHPHIGLSTMTYLFSGKLEHRDTLGSCQIIVPGEVNLMTAGRGIAHSERTPYEARFYPHHFFGIQCWLALALNKEETNPSFTHYDKSAIPIYNDDKNMSLRIVTGEWMGSKSSVIAPNGALFVECKLKPHIQFSIPSTVEERAIYLLSGKITIENIPYNATSMLILKTGVEVKITATSEVHMIILGGPPLEQRRYLWWNFVASSKERIEQAKLDWSEGRFGTIPGDDKEWIPLPE; translated from the coding sequence ATGAGTTACTTTAATGCGAATGACCCAATATGTGAGACTCAAGGATGTCCGGAACAAGTTAGTGTAGTGTTGCTCCCTCGGGCAGTTGATCTGGGTGGATTTCAAGTAGAGCGTATAATCCCCTCTAAGGAGAAAAAAACTGTAGGCCCTTTTGTTTTTTGGGATCAAGCAGGACCAAGCGAACTGCTAACGGGAGGAGGAATCGATATACTTCCGCATCCACATATTGGTTTATCAACCATGACGTATCTATTTTCTGGAAAATTGGAACATCGAGATACACTTGGCAGTTGTCAAATTATTGTTCCTGGCGAAGTTAATTTAATGACAGCAGGTCGAGGTATTGCTCATTCAGAGCGTACGCCATATGAAGCTCGTTTCTATCCACATCACTTCTTTGGCATTCAATGCTGGCTCGCATTAGCTCTTAACAAAGAAGAAACCAATCCTTCATTCACCCATTATGATAAAAGTGCCATTCCTATATATAATGATGATAAAAATATGAGTTTGCGAATTGTTACTGGCGAATGGATGGGCTCTAAATCATCGGTTATTGCTCCGAATGGTGCACTTTTTGTCGAATGTAAATTAAAACCTCACATTCAATTTAGTATTCCATCCACAGTAGAAGAGCGAGCAATTTATCTTTTAAGTGGTAAGATAACTATTGAGAACATTCCGTATAACGCAACTAGCATGCTTATCCTTAAAACAGGAGTTGAAGTCAAAATAACAGCTACTTCTGAGGTCCATATGATTATCTTAGGTGGGCCCCCACTTGAACAACGGCGATATCTTTGGTGGAATTTTGTAGCCAGTTCTAAGGAACGAATTGAGCAGGCAAAATTGGATTGGAGCGAAGGGCGGTTTGGGACCATACCTGGCGATGATAAAGAATGGATCCCTTTACCCGAATAA
- a CDS encoding NAD-dependent malic enzyme, whose translation MKKSAQETQYLKEGTIKTKLTGYNLLNNSRLNKGTAFTDHERDDFSLHGLLPPQVSTLQEQQKRRYDGLTELSTPLEKYSFLRGLQDNNETLFYSLIINNIEEMLPIVYTPVVGEGCQKFSEIFRKPRGLFLSYPNKHLIDQIFSHPRYDLIKCIVVSDGERILGLGDQGAGGMGIPIGKMALYTALAGIPPQYCLPILLDVGTDNEERLADPLYVGWRHHRIRGEEYDAFVDTFVSAVKRRWPHVLLQWEDFAGVNATRLLARYRDQLCTFNDDIQGTAAMATGTLLSAINVTGIPLKEQKIVFVGFGGTGHGIAELIRGALKDAGLSDQEAGDRIYAVDRYGLLVEGGKGLTADQATFARKRSEVSGWQLSNSEEIGLLDVVRNVKPTVLIGVSAQQGAFTEEVVRTMAKYTDRPVIFPLSNPTSHSEAIPQDLLNWTEGRALIGTGSPFEPVQYKGKEYHIDQTNNSYIFPGLALGIISSKAKLVSDGMIKAAALALAECSPARENKSANLLPPLANLRSISLAVAKAVGKQAILEGLAGVNEAGFEEELADNVWEPVYQPYHIDH comes from the coding sequence ATGAAAAAATCAGCTCAGGAAACTCAATATCTCAAAGAAGGAACCATTAAAACCAAATTGACCGGTTATAATCTGTTGAATAATTCCAGATTAAATAAAGGGACCGCATTTACTGATCATGAACGGGATGACTTTTCTCTTCACGGTTTATTGCCTCCTCAAGTGAGTACTTTGCAAGAGCAGCAAAAACGTCGCTACGACGGATTGACTGAATTGTCTACTCCATTAGAAAAGTACAGTTTCCTACGGGGTCTCCAAGATAATAATGAAACACTGTTTTACTCGTTGATTATTAATAATATTGAGGAAATGCTCCCTATAGTTTATACCCCCGTAGTTGGTGAGGGATGTCAGAAATTCAGTGAAATATTTCGCAAACCACGAGGTCTATTTCTTAGTTATCCTAATAAGCATTTGATTGATCAAATTTTTTCTCATCCCCGTTATGATTTAATCAAGTGTATTGTTGTAAGTGATGGTGAGCGTATTCTCGGTCTGGGTGACCAAGGCGCGGGAGGCATGGGAATCCCTATTGGTAAAATGGCACTTTATACTGCTTTGGCTGGCATTCCGCCACAATATTGCTTGCCTATTTTACTGGATGTGGGAACGGATAATGAAGAACGATTGGCAGATCCTCTTTATGTTGGTTGGCGACATCATCGTATTCGTGGGGAAGAGTATGATGCATTTGTGGATACTTTTGTATCTGCAGTGAAACGTCGTTGGCCGCATGTTCTTCTACAATGGGAAGATTTTGCAGGCGTAAATGCAACACGGTTATTGGCCCGTTATCGAGATCAACTGTGCACATTTAATGATGACATCCAAGGAACTGCAGCGATGGCAACAGGGACCTTACTTTCTGCTATTAATGTCACTGGAATTCCACTGAAAGAACAAAAAATCGTATTTGTAGGTTTTGGTGGCACGGGACATGGAATTGCTGAATTGATACGAGGGGCTCTTAAAGATGCAGGATTAAGCGATCAAGAAGCCGGCGATCGTATCTATGCGGTGGATAGATACGGACTTCTTGTTGAAGGGGGGAAAGGATTGACTGCGGATCAGGCTACTTTTGCGCGTAAACGCTCCGAAGTATCTGGATGGCAGCTTAGCAATTCAGAAGAAATCGGATTGCTCGATGTGGTTCGCAATGTTAAGCCGACGGTGCTTATTGGCGTTTCAGCCCAACAAGGTGCATTTACTGAAGAAGTGGTCCGTACAATGGCAAAGTATACCGATCGCCCCGTTATTTTCCCGCTTTCTAATCCAACTTCTCATAGTGAAGCAATACCCCAAGATCTGTTGAATTGGACGGAAGGTCGTGCCTTAATTGGAACAGGAAGTCCTTTCGAGCCTGTACAGTACAAAGGGAAAGAATATCATATTGATCAAACAAATAATTCATACATTTTTCCCGGTTTAGCTTTAGGAATTATCTCTTCCAAGGCAAAACTGGTTTCCGATGGAATGATCAAAGCGGCCGCCCTAGCGCTTGCCGAATGCTCTCCAGCCCGAGAAAATAAATCGGCTAATCTATTACCCCCATTGGCAAACCTCCGCTCAATTAGTCTTGCTGTAGCCAAAGCAGTCGGGAAGCAGGCAATATTGGAAGGGCTTGCTGGGGTTAATGAAGCAGGATTTGAGGAGGAGCTTGCAGACAATGTATGGGAACCAGTTTATCAGCCTTACCACATTGACCATTAA